From the genome of Halorussus caseinilyticus, one region includes:
- a CDS encoding helix-turn-helix transcriptional regulator yields MTDDTDLHDVISTVVKRASFLDRLTDGPTSKRDLRDELNLSRSTVYKAVRELETHGLVTESDEGVELTLVGRLLADQYREFEARAAGVYDNESLLSVLPDDAPVTTDLLLGADTVLAERHAPTRPVTYIEALVRNADSVSGVVPVVLPQYVDLFHGELVTDDLTADLVLEDPVVEYLSDEHGERFGEALATGRLSIRRTDETLPFGLIAAEGDGIILIGYEGGGELRGIIRNDTPAALDWGERVFRNYWDEADEVL; encoded by the coding sequence ATGACTGACGACACCGACCTCCACGACGTAATCTCGACCGTCGTCAAGCGCGCGTCGTTTCTCGACCGGTTGACCGACGGACCGACCAGCAAGCGCGACCTGCGCGACGAGCTGAATCTCTCTCGCTCGACGGTGTACAAGGCGGTTCGGGAACTCGAAACGCACGGACTCGTGACCGAATCCGACGAGGGCGTGGAACTCACGCTGGTCGGACGCCTGTTGGCCGACCAGTACCGGGAGTTCGAGGCTCGCGCCGCGGGAGTCTACGACAACGAGTCGCTCCTGTCGGTGCTTCCGGACGACGCCCCCGTGACGACCGACCTCTTACTCGGGGCCGACACCGTTCTCGCGGAGCGACACGCCCCCACCCGCCCGGTGACGTACATCGAAGCACTCGTCCGGAACGCCGACAGCGTGTCCGGCGTCGTTCCGGTCGTCCTCCCCCAGTACGTGGACCTCTTCCACGGGGAACTCGTCACCGACGACCTGACCGCCGACCTCGTGTTAGAGGACCCGGTGGTGGAGTACCTGAGCGACGAACACGGCGAGCGCTTCGGAGAAGCGCTCGCTACCGGACGGCTTTCGATTCGACGAACCGACGAGACGCTCCCGTTCGGCCTCATCGCCGCCGAAGGCGACGGTATCATCCTCATCGGCTACGAGGGGGGCGGCGAACTCCGGGGCATCATCCGCAACGACACCCCCGCGGCACTCGACTGGGGCGAACGCGTGTTCCGGAACTACTGGGACGAGGCCGACGAGGTGCTGTAA
- a CDS encoding 3-hydroxyacyl-CoA dehydrogenase family protein has product MQVTVLGAGTMGHGIAQVSAMAGNSVTIRDIEQDLVDDGIASIEANLQGGVERDKVTEDEKAAALERISGTTDLAAAVSDADLVVEAVPEDVDLKKQTFEDVEAAAPEDAIIASNTSSLPVTEIVSALDDPGRGIGLHFFNPVHIMQLVEVVVGEQTDPETVESATDFVEDIGKTAIEVRDTAGFASSRLGVALGVEAMRMVEEGVASPRDIDQSMELGYNHPMGPVELGDVVGLDVRLDILEHLREELGERFRPPQILRRKVRAGKLGKKTGEGFYVWEDGEIVGTSGDWGDDE; this is encoded by the coding sequence ATGCAAGTCACCGTACTCGGAGCAGGGACGATGGGTCACGGCATCGCGCAGGTCTCCGCGATGGCGGGCAACAGCGTGACGATTCGGGACATAGAGCAGGACCTCGTGGACGACGGCATCGCGTCCATCGAGGCGAACCTCCAAGGTGGCGTCGAGCGAGACAAAGTGACCGAAGACGAGAAGGCCGCCGCCCTAGAGCGCATCTCGGGCACGACCGACCTCGCAGCGGCCGTCTCGGACGCCGACCTCGTGGTCGAGGCGGTCCCCGAGGACGTGGACCTCAAGAAGCAGACCTTCGAGGACGTGGAGGCGGCGGCCCCCGAAGACGCGATTATCGCCTCCAACACCTCGTCGCTCCCCGTCACCGAAATCGTCTCGGCACTGGACGACCCCGGCCGGGGAATCGGGCTTCACTTCTTCAACCCGGTCCACATCATGCAGTTGGTCGAAGTCGTCGTCGGCGAGCAGACCGACCCCGAGACGGTCGAATCCGCCACCGACTTCGTGGAGGACATCGGCAAGACTGCCATCGAAGTCCGAGACACCGCGGGGTTCGCCTCCTCTCGCCTCGGCGTCGCCCTCGGCGTCGAAGCCATGCGGATGGTAGAGGAGGGCGTCGCAAGCCCGCGGGACATCGACCAGTCGATGGAACTGGGCTACAACCACCCGATGGGTCCGGTCGAACTCGGCGACGTGGTGGGACTCGACGTGCGCCTCGACATCCTCGAACACCTCCGCGAGGAGTTGGGCGAGCGGTTCCGCCCGCCCCAAATCCTCCGCCGGAAGGTCCGGGCCGGGAAACTCGGCAAGAAGACCGGCGAGGGGTTCTACGTCTGGGAGGACGGCGAAATCGTGGGCACCTCCGGCGACTGGGGTGACGACGAATGA
- a CDS encoding lamin tail domain-containing protein yields MTDQKPWTTRITTDREEIRAWAESRDADPAHVVATGEGDDLGILRLDFPEADANLEHVSWDDFFGKFDAADLAFRYQDEKQNGERSYFHRFVSRDAMPGRTKTTTDRETIRKWAEARDADPAHVVATGEGDDVGILRLDFPEEDPDPRLEAISWDDFFGKFETEDLAFRYQETKKSGEESYFYRFVNRAETGVTEVPEADVTAVAVETTPVGTESGGEADAGPESRPDTDPARGSTAEGVPDEVLGRRREGARLTAGLVVDEIHEDALGYDHWNKNDEYLVFRYEGDEPLDLTGWTVENADGKTYEFPDEFALDPNRSVTLHSGSGEDTDEHLYWGASRAVWKNTGDVVTVRDDDDRRVIRVSY; encoded by the coding sequence ATGACCGACCAGAAACCGTGGACGACCAGAATCACGACCGACCGCGAGGAGATTCGGGCGTGGGCCGAATCGAGAGACGCCGACCCCGCCCACGTCGTCGCCACCGGCGAGGGCGATGACCTCGGCATCCTGCGACTCGACTTTCCGGAGGCGGACGCGAACCTCGAACACGTCTCGTGGGACGACTTCTTCGGGAAGTTCGACGCCGCGGACCTCGCGTTCCGGTATCAGGACGAGAAGCAGAACGGCGAGCGGAGCTACTTCCACCGGTTCGTGAGTCGGGACGCGATGCCCGGCCGGACGAAGACCACGACCGACCGCGAGACCATCCGGAAGTGGGCGGAAGCCAGAGACGCCGACCCCGCCCACGTCGTCGCCACCGGCGAGGGCGACGACGTTGGCATCCTGCGACTCGACTTCCCCGAGGAGGACCCCGACCCGCGACTCGAGGCGATTTCGTGGGACGACTTCTTCGGGAAGTTCGAGACCGAGGACCTCGCGTTCCGGTATCAGGAGACCAAAAAGAGCGGGGAAGAGAGCTACTTCTACCGGTTCGTGAACCGCGCGGAGACGGGCGTGACCGAGGTGCCGGAGGCGGACGTGACCGCCGTCGCAGTCGAGACGACGCCGGTGGGGACCGAATCCGGCGGTGAGGCGGACGCCGGACCGGAGTCACGCCCAGACACCGACCCGGCGCGGGGTTCGACTGCCGAAGGCGTCCCCGACGAGGTGCTGGGCCGACGGCGCGAGGGGGCGCGACTCACCGCGGGTCTCGTCGTGGACGAGATTCACGAGGACGCCCTCGGGTACGACCACTGGAACAAGAACGACGAGTACCTCGTGTTCCGCTACGAGGGCGACGAACCGCTGGACCTGACGGGGTGGACCGTCGAGAACGCCGACGGGAAGACCTACGAGTTCCCCGACGAGTTCGCCCTCGACCCGAACCGGTCGGTGACGCTCCACTCGGGGTCCGGCGAGGACACCGACGAACACCTCTACTGGGGGGCCTCGCGCGCCGTCTGGAAGAACACCGGCGACGTGGTGACGGTCCGGGACGACGACGACCGGCGCGTGATTCGGGTGTCGTACTGA
- a CDS encoding bile acid:sodium symporter family protein, which yields MSALGVVRRVSDVANRYFVVWVLAFSAVALAVPSAFTWIAPYITPLLGIIMLGMGLTLQPDDFRRLVEQPRDVAIGAVTQWVVMPVAAYALTVALSLPTELAVGVVLVGAAPGGTASNVMTYLGKGDVALSVAITTVTTLAAPVVMPAWVVFLAGEQLNVTFAQMFSSIVQVVFVPVVAGFALRYALDRKAPNVAEAGLDVFPAVSVVAIVAIVAAVVGLSKGTILTAGAAAAIAVVAHNGIGLTTGYGVGRLTGMSEDRARTCAFEVGLQNSGLAVALATAFFSPAAALPPALFSVWHNVSGPALASYFSRKESSAPDADAAAVPADD from the coding sequence GTGAGTGCGCTCGGCGTCGTTCGGCGGGTCAGCGACGTTGCGAACCGGTATTTCGTCGTCTGGGTGCTGGCGTTCTCGGCGGTGGCGCTCGCGGTCCCGTCGGCGTTCACGTGGATTGCGCCCTACATCACGCCGTTGCTCGGCATCATCATGCTCGGGATGGGGTTGACGCTCCAACCCGACGACTTCCGGCGGTTGGTCGAACAACCGCGGGACGTGGCAATCGGCGCGGTCACGCAGTGGGTCGTCATGCCCGTGGCGGCGTACGCGCTCACCGTCGCCCTGTCGCTCCCGACCGAACTCGCCGTCGGCGTCGTCCTCGTGGGTGCCGCGCCCGGCGGCACCGCCTCGAACGTGATGACCTACCTCGGGAAGGGCGACGTGGCGCTCTCGGTGGCTATCACCACGGTCACGACGCTGGCCGCGCCGGTCGTCATGCCCGCGTGGGTCGTCTTCCTCGCGGGCGAACAGTTGAACGTCACCTTCGCTCAGATGTTCTCCAGCATCGTGCAGGTGGTGTTCGTCCCGGTCGTCGCCGGGTTCGCGCTCCGGTACGCTTTGGACCGGAAGGCCCCGAACGTCGCGGAGGCCGGACTCGACGTGTTCCCGGCGGTCAGCGTGGTCGCCATCGTCGCCATCGTCGCGGCGGTCGTGGGACTCAGCAAGGGGACCATCCTGACCGCGGGTGCGGCGGCCGCGATAGCGGTCGTCGCGCACAACGGTATCGGTCTCACCACCGGGTACGGCGTCGGCCGACTCACCGGCATGTCCGAGGACCGCGCCCGGACCTGCGCGTTCGAGGTCGGACTCCAGAACAGCGGACTCGCCGTGGCGCTCGCTACCGCCTTCTTCTCGCCCGCCGCGGCGCTCCCGCCCGCGCTGTTCAGCGTCTGGCACAACGTGAGCGGTCCCGCGCTGGCCTCGTACTTCTCGCGCAAGGAGTCGTCCGCGCCCGACGCGGACGCCGCGGCGGTCCCGGCCGACGACTGA
- a CDS encoding enoyl-CoA hydratase/isomerase family protein: MSDESESDDETATADRGDAAVGTPEQVAAECETVNVEVGERVENVATVTLSRPDARNALNAQLRAELKDVLDAIEASDVRVVVLTGSSESGAFVAGADVTELRERGPLEQREASKRPRVYEYVDDLEQPVIGAINGHALGGGCELAQACDTRIAREGAKLGQPEISLGIMPGGGGTQRLPRLVGEGQAMKLILSGELVDAEQAREIGLVDEVHAEDDFEDRVYDLAGSMAEKSPLALEFAKKAVKASSRMELEQGIEYEAELFAHLFASEDKNEGIDAFFEDREPEWEGK; the protein is encoded by the coding sequence ATGAGCGACGAGAGCGAAAGTGACGACGAGACCGCGACCGCCGACCGCGGCGACGCCGCGGTCGGCACGCCCGAACAGGTCGCCGCCGAGTGCGAGACCGTGAACGTCGAAGTCGGCGAGCGCGTCGAGAACGTCGCCACCGTCACGCTCTCGCGGCCGGACGCCCGCAACGCCCTGAACGCCCAACTCCGCGCCGAGTTGAAGGACGTGCTGGACGCCATCGAAGCCAGCGACGTGCGCGTGGTCGTCCTCACGGGGTCGTCCGAGTCGGGCGCGTTCGTCGCGGGCGCGGACGTGACCGAACTCCGCGAGCGCGGTCCCCTCGAACAGCGCGAGGCCAGCAAGCGCCCGCGGGTCTACGAGTACGTTGACGACCTCGAACAGCCGGTTATCGGCGCAATCAACGGTCACGCGCTCGGCGGCGGGTGCGAACTCGCGCAGGCCTGCGACACGCGCATCGCCCGCGAGGGGGCCAAACTCGGCCAACCCGAAATCAGCCTCGGCATCATGCCCGGCGGCGGCGGCACCCAGCGCCTCCCCCGACTCGTCGGCGAGGGTCAAGCGATGAAACTCATCCTCTCCGGAGAACTCGTAGACGCCGAGCAAGCCCGCGAAATCGGACTCGTGGACGAAGTTCACGCCGAAGACGACTTCGAAGACAGGGTGTACGACCTCGCCGGGTCGATGGCCGAGAAGAGTCCGCTCGCGCTGGAGTTCGCCAAGAAAGCCGTGAAAGCCTCCAGTCGGATGGAACTGGAGCAGGGCATCGAGTACGAGGCCGAACTGTTCGCGCACCTGTTCGCTTCCGAGGACAAAAACGAGGGCATCGACGCCTTCTTCGAGGACCGCGAACCGGAGTGGGAAGGGAAGTAG